In Helicobacter sp. 12S02232-10, the genomic window CGTATTATAATCTGTAGGCTCTGAAAGAAAAACAGAGGCATTCTTTTTAAGAAAAATATTATAAAGATTGATAGGAGAAAAAGTTTGGGCTTTTGAACGGGCTAAAATCTCACCTTTTTCATTCTTAAACTCTCCAGCAATCACACGAACAGAAACTTTTTCCGTATCATAAAATCCGATTTCATTTTTTCCTAAAGTCTGATATTTCGGGTTTGTCATTTTTTGATTTTGGGGCAAATCCACCCATAATTGAATCGCGTGAAAAATCCCACCTTGTTTAGAAAAACCTCGCTCGTGATATTCTTTATGCAATATTCCCTTGCCTGCAGTCATCCATTGAACCTCACCCTCTTGAATAACGCCGTGATTACCACTATTATCGTGATGCTCCACCTTCCCATCATAAACAATTGTAACGGTTTCAAATCCCCTATGAGGGTGAGCACCTACGCCTCTAGGATTTTGAGTCGGCGAAAAATAAAACGGAGTATTGTAATCAAGCAATAAAAAAGGAGAAAATCTTTTGAATAAATTTTTTCCACTCGGAAAATACTGGCTGACTCTAAAACCATCTCCAACCATATGATGAGGAGGACCCATAAAACTAAGCTCAATGTTTCGATATGTTTGCATTATTTCATTCCTGATTGTTCAATCTTGCCCTATTATAAGACCCAAAAACAATTCAATTGCAAATAAAAGATATGTCTTTTATTTGCTTGTATGGTAAAATCAATGCCCAAATAAAATCATTAGGATATCGTGTTTGCTTCTCTCTGCAACTATATTTTTTCTCACACTAACTGGAATTATTTTCAGACCCTTAGGCATTGGATTTGGCAGTATTGCTATTTTTGGTGCGATTTTTTCATTAATTTTTGGTACGGTTGATTTGAACGATATTTATTCAATTTTTCACATTGTATGGAATGCAACTTTTACACTCATAGGGCTGATTATTCTATCTTTAACACTAGATACCATCGGATTTTTTGAATGTATCGCGCTATGGATTGCTAAAAACAGCTCTTCTAATCCTATGAGATTATTTGTGTTTATTCTACTTTTTGGTGCAATTCTTTCAGGAATTTTTGCCAATGATGGTGCTGTTTTAATCCTCACTCCGATTGTATTTGCCTTGATGCAATATTTTCAAGCTAAAAATACACTTTTAATCGCCTTTCTGCTTGGAATCGGATTTATTTCAGATACTGCCTCAAGCCCTTTGGTTACCTCCAACCTGACTAATATCCTCACAGCAGGATTTTTTAAAATCAGTTTTACAGATTATGCAAAAACGATGTTTATTCCCAATCTTATCGCCATCATCACTTCAATTTTAGTCCTTTGTGCATATTTTTACAAAACGCTTCAAACGCCATTTGAACTTGCCCCGCTTCCTTCTCCAAAAAATGTTTTAAAATCTGTAGGGCTATTTGTATTTTCTTGGATATTTTTAGGTCTTTTGTTTATAGGTTTGATTTTAGGGGATGCTTATCATCTACCTGCAAGTCTTTTTGTCCTTGGCGGAGCACTTATCTTTCTTTTTATTAGCAAAAAATACGGCGGCATTCAAGCAATAAAAATATTAAAAAATGCCCCTTGGCAAGTCGTGGGTTTAAGCGTGGGGATGTATGTGGTGGTTTATGGACTCAAAAATGCTGGTATCACGCATTATTTGAGTGAAATTTCACTCTATTTGCAATCTCAAGGAAACTTGATTGCAAATCTAGGCGTGGGGTTGATTGCAGCAGCATTCTCCTCATTAATGAACAATATGCCTGCAAACCTCATTCAAAATATTGCCCTCAAAGATGCTGGCTTAAATCATCTAGCATATAGCAATATTATCGGATCTAATCTAGGAACAAAATTTACTCCGATAGGCTCACTTGCAACATTATTATGGCTATATGTTCTAAACAAAAAGGGGATAAAAATCTCGTGGTTACAATACTGCAAAACAGGTCTTATCATTACCCCGCCCGTACTTTTTGCAACTCTGCTTGCGAAAGTTTATCTATAAATCTTAAAATCAGATTTCTATGGCATATCTCTGGCTTTGAGATTTTGGAATGCTTTTAAGAATGGGAATTTCAAGGACTCTGTATCGCTTCGTACCATTTAGATACTTCAGTTCGATAACATCTCCGATTTTTACGTTTCGACTTGATTTTACAACACTCCCATTCACAAACACAACGCCACTCTCACACATATCTTGAGCCAAAGAACGCTTTTTGACAA contains:
- a CDS encoding pirin family protein, translated to MQTYRNIELSFMGPPHHMVGDGFRVSQYFPSGKNLFKRFSPFLLLDYNTPFYFSPTQNPRGVGAHPHRGFETVTIVYDGKVEHHDNSGNHGVIQEGEVQWMTAGKGILHKEYHERGFSKQGGIFHAIQLWVDLPQNQKMTNPKYQTLGKNEIGFYDTEKVSVRVIAGEFKNEKGEILARSKAQTFSPINLYNIFLKKNASVFLSEPTDYNTGILVIKGEVKINAQKVYQEREFILFENMEGVIELESLSEDFCACVLSGKPLEQEVFARGPFVMSTQEDIHQAFIDYEEGKFGTWSF
- the arsB gene encoding arsenical efflux pump membrane protein ArsB; its protein translation is MLLSATIFFLTLTGIIFRPLGIGFGSIAIFGAIFSLIFGTVDLNDIYSIFHIVWNATFTLIGLIILSLTLDTIGFFECIALWIAKNSSSNPMRLFVFILLFGAILSGIFANDGAVLILTPIVFALMQYFQAKNTLLIAFLLGIGFISDTASSPLVTSNLTNILTAGFFKISFTDYAKTMFIPNLIAIITSILVLCAYFYKTLQTPFELAPLPSPKNVLKSVGLFVFSWIFLGLLFIGLILGDAYHLPASLFVLGGALIFLFISKKYGGIQAIKILKNAPWQVVGLSVGMYVVVYGLKNAGITHYLSEISLYLQSQGNLIANLGVGLIAAAFSSLMNNMPANLIQNIALKDAGLNHLAYSNIIGSNLGTKFTPIGSLATLLWLYVLNKKGIKISWLQYCKTGLIITPPVLFATLLAKVYL
- a CDS encoding RNA-binding S4 domain-containing protein; this encodes MRVDKFINTANIVKKRSLAQDMCESGVVFVNGSVVKSSRNVKIGDVIELKYLNGTKRYRVLEIPILKSIPKSQSQRYAIEI